In one Methanobrevibacter arboriphilus genomic region, the following are encoded:
- a CDS encoding glycosyltransferase family 39 protein has translation MKVTKINSLINFFKSNEIKLSFLFILIFSSILTILLIWINTSQEILGTSYRDVYFYLIEALRFSGYSIGGYEYVNYLSPLIPFLTSLLFKLGFVSETSIFAVTGIFYILGVLGFFSLLRLRFRNLMAVLGSIIYAGISINMLWVANGTIDIPSISITILSIYFFVLGIEKNQKYLYLAFPLAVLGFFAKYTAGLAIPLMVLYILSKPNIILNIKKYWKNGVLGIFLGFITTIPFLAYFLINNIPFGFLNQAQNIASHTTGSITTATTTSTLKVGNDLFFYFTNMPRFIYSINEILAYVVIIITLIGIIIGIYKSAKFLKSRYDDSNRFNNGKFEFLNIKLLNIKISNKLLYILFIVNIIIIFLSFLTASKISFVYSELIFFISAFTLSYIVNKIINIKNIDSEQKYDKFSFDLLMFAWFFSYLIFFSAHLVKADRYFTTMAPGFVFISVLALNLILNSFDSINISNILNKMNFNSNNNINNNINNKNNNTNNNINNYNSENNNHIENNSTNNKNNNINISINTNNNININTSTNINVNKNLIKNLVPIALIILFIISSFTYLDMNKHDPLVHNEREAVEWIKIHIPDYQNEIIWSERGPTFTWYLKQEVFYVNWKYSPNKLSEMMIGNNTTYFISISPETNIPGFSPVKKFGEVIIYQRNSR, from the coding sequence TTGAAAGTCACAAAAATTAATTCATTAATTAACTTTTTTAAATCAAATGAAATTAAACTTTCATTTTTATTTATACTAATATTTTCTTCTATCCTTACTATACTTTTAATATGGATTAATACTTCTCAAGAGATTTTAGGAACTTCTTATAGAGATGTTTATTTTTACTTAATTGAGGCTCTTAGATTTTCAGGATATTCAATTGGAGGATACGAATACGTCAATTATTTATCTCCACTAATACCATTTTTAACTTCATTATTGTTTAAATTAGGATTTGTTAGTGAAACAAGCATATTTGCAGTAACTGGAATTTTTTATATTCTCGGAGTATTGGGATTTTTTTCTCTTTTAAGATTAAGATTTAGAAATCTAATGGCAGTTTTAGGATCTATTATCTATGCAGGGATTTCAATCAACATGTTGTGGGTAGCTAATGGAACTATTGATATTCCAAGTATTTCAATAACTATACTATCAATATATTTTTTTGTTTTGGGAATTGAAAAGAACCAAAAATATTTATATTTAGCATTTCCCTTAGCTGTATTAGGTTTTTTTGCAAAATACACAGCAGGGTTAGCTATTCCTCTCATGGTTTTATATATATTATCTAAACCCAATATTATTTTAAACATTAAAAAATATTGGAAAAATGGAGTTTTAGGAATATTTTTAGGGTTTATAACAACCATCCCTTTTTTAGCTTACTTCTTAATTAACAATATACCTTTTGGTTTTTTAAACCAAGCTCAAAATATAGCTTCACATACTACTGGTTCTATTACTACTGCTACTACTACTTCTACTTTAAAGGTTGGAAATGATTTATTTTTCTATTTTACAAATATGCCTAGATTTATTTATAGTATAAATGAAATTTTAGCCTATGTTGTAATAATAATTACTTTAATAGGTATTATTATTGGGATTTATAAGTCAGCTAAATTTTTAAAAAGTAGATATGATGATTCTAATAGGTTTAATAATGGTAAATTTGAATTTTTAAACATTAAACTTTTAAACATTAAAATTTCAAACAAGCTCCTTTATATTCTGTTCATTGTTAATATAATAATCATTTTTCTTTCATTTTTAACAGCCAGTAAAATATCTTTTGTTTATAGTGAATTGATTTTCTTTATATCTGCATTCACTTTATCTTACATAGTAAATAAGATTATAAACATAAAAAACATTGATTCAGAGCAGAAATATGATAAATTTAGCTTTGATTTATTGATGTTTGCATGGTTTTTTTCATATTTAATATTTTTTTCAGCTCACCTTGTTAAAGCAGATAGATATTTTACAACTATGGCCCCAGGATTTGTGTTTATATCCGTTTTAGCTTTAAATCTAATATTAAATTCTTTTGATTCTATAAATATATCCAATATATTAAATAAAATGAATTTTAATAGTAATAATAATATTAATAATAATATTAATAATAAAAATAATAATACTAACAATAATATTAATAATTATAATTCTGAAAATAATAACCATATTGAAAATAATAGTACTAATAATAAAAATAATAATATTAATATTAGTATTAATACTAACAATAATATTAATATTAATACTAGCACTAACATTAATGTTAATAAAAATCTAATAAAGAATTTAGTACCAATAGCTTTAATAATCCTATTTATAATATCTTCATTTACTTATTTAGATATGAATAAACATGATCCTTTAGTTCATAATGAACGAGAAGCTGTTGAGTGGATTAAAATTCACATTCCAGATTATCAAAATGAAATAATTTGGTCAGAAAGAGGTCCAACATTCACTTGGTATTTAAAACAAGAAGTTTTCTATGTTAATTGGAAATATTCTCCTAATAAACTGTCTGAGATGATGATTGGGAATAATACGACTTATTTCATATCAATAAGTCCCGAAACTAATATTCCAGGTTTTTCACCAGTTAAAAAATTTGGTGAAGTTATTATTTATCAAAGAAATAGTAGATAA
- a CDS encoding glycosyltransferase family 39 protein, which translates to MSENNIPENNIINKINKNKIYKYKIYKHKIDILFILIIAIFTSSLVYLLINANDQLGIYCSDVFIYLTNSLNLAGYPLGKTSNLYLSPVICVITSLIFKLGYIDQIAIFTVTGIFFPISSIGTYLLFKLKLNRITSLFGAILFSSFSLNILWTANGTMDIPAIAISIWVIYFTILAVNKNPKYFLLAFPLFVIGFFTRYTVGFILPLMFLYILFEIDIIGKISVLRYKNFKNFKKSILVSLKKLIKSNSFKYFLVGILIALAIFSLFLVFLTNKGTDLTFITQTQNVVSGDKGSFIDPGFKPEPYFYIENLGNFISSNSVEFHDLIPVIKNPGILSYFVLVLISGGALIYTLELVFRSIRNHRNKNNDNNINDYENKNNYENKIKKYSNKAIYLKVLLAIIITITIIFTYKQVSSIISEILFLINILLIFNILNYILSSNNLNNLNNSNSEDYNNSNNSIKPIKDLNFNLLMISWFFIYLIFFSFSDVKVDRYFITVMPVIAYFGAYCLDFLSSKFIKFLKSYKNKKQLGKAFSIKNNKDNNSENNNPIENNINNNSNKNSNNNKNSNNSTKKSNNTKNNNSTKNSNSINNNYDNSDKDLVQSLIAIILILVFIVSAFSSVGIIPSKNKDIDGPIIISDWLKNYDPNYDSKVIWTYNTRYYTWYLMMNVGAAYEKDIPKLEKNNVTYYISRNISKENYTIENYTIIKKYNNINLYKRNT; encoded by the coding sequence ATGTCTGAAAATAATATTCCTGAAAATAATATTATTAATAAAATAAACAAAAATAAAATATATAAATACAAAATATATAAGCATAAAATAGATATACTGTTTATACTAATAATAGCTATTTTCACATCATCGTTAGTTTATTTATTAATAAATGCAAACGATCAGCTTGGAATATATTGTTCTGATGTATTTATTTACTTAACAAACTCATTAAACCTTGCAGGATACCCACTTGGTAAAACATCAAACTTATACTTATCTCCAGTAATATGTGTCATAACCTCTTTGATATTTAAATTAGGATACATTGATCAAATAGCTATATTCACAGTAACTGGTATATTTTTTCCAATATCTAGTATAGGAACATATTTATTATTCAAACTAAAATTAAATAGGATTACTAGTTTGTTTGGAGCCATATTATTTTCAAGCTTTTCATTAAATATACTATGGACAGCCAATGGAACAATGGATATACCAGCAATAGCTATATCAATATGGGTTATATATTTCACAATATTGGCAGTTAACAAAAATCCAAAATATTTTTTATTAGCATTCCCACTTTTTGTGATTGGTTTTTTCACACGTTATACTGTGGGTTTCATATTGCCATTAATGTTTCTGTATATCTTGTTTGAAATAGATATAATTGGGAAAATAAGTGTTTTAAGGTATAAAAACTTTAAAAATTTTAAAAAATCTATTTTAGTCTCTTTAAAAAAACTAATTAAATCAAATAGTTTTAAATATTTTTTAGTTGGAATATTAATAGCATTAGCTATATTTTCTTTGTTTTTAGTTTTTTTAACTAATAAAGGTACAGATTTAACTTTTATAACCCAAACACAAAATGTTGTTTCTGGAGATAAAGGTTCTTTCATCGATCCTGGTTTTAAACCTGAACCTTATTTTTATATAGAAAATTTAGGGAATTTTATATCATCAAATAGTGTAGAATTTCATGATTTAATCCCTGTTATTAAAAATCCCGGAATACTCTCCTATTTCGTGCTAGTTCTAATATCAGGAGGAGCTCTAATATATACTCTAGAATTAGTATTTAGGAGTATTAGAAATCACAGAAATAAAAACAATGATAATAATATAAACGATTATGAGAATAAAAATAATTATGAAAACAAAATCAAAAAATATTCTAATAAAGCCATTTATTTGAAAGTTTTATTAGCTATTATTATTACCATCACAATAATTTTTACATATAAACAGGTTTCTTCAATTATAAGTGAAATTTTATTCTTGATTAATATTTTGTTAATATTTAACATATTAAATTATATATTAAGTTCAAATAATCTAAATAACCTAAATAATTCAAATTCAGAAGATTATAATAATTCAAATAATTCTATTAAACCAATTAAAGATCTAAATTTCAACTTATTGATGATATCTTGGTTTTTTATATATCTAATATTCTTTAGCTTTAGTGATGTTAAAGTAGATAGATATTTTATAACAGTAATGCCTGTCATTGCATATTTTGGAGCATACTGTCTTGATTTTCTAAGTTCAAAGTTTATTAAATTTTTAAAAAGCTATAAAAATAAAAAACAACTTGGAAAAGCTTTTTCAATTAAAAATAATAAAGATAATAATTCTGAAAATAATAACCCTATTGAAAATAATATTAATAATAATAGTAATAAAAATAGTAATAATAATAAGAATAGTAATAATAGCACTAAGAAGAGTAATAATACTAAGAATAATAACAGTACTAAAAATAGTAATAGTATTAACAATAATTATGATAACAGTGATAAAGATTTAGTTCAAAGTTTAATAGCTATTATCCTTATATTAGTTTTTATTGTTTCTGCATTTTCTAGTGTTGGAATAATACCCTCCAAAAACAAAGATATTGACGGCCCTATAATAATTTCAGATTGGCTTAAAAACTATGACCCTAATTATGACAGCAAGGTTATTTGGACTTATAATACAAGATATTACACATGGTATTTGATGATGAATGTAGGGGCAGCATATGAGAAGGATATCCCAAAACTAGAAAAAAATAACGTGACTTATTATATTTCTAGAAATATATCTAAAGAAAATTATACAATTGAAAATTATACTATAATCAAAAAATACAATAATATTAATCTTTATAAAAGGAACACATAA
- a CDS encoding glycosyl transferase GT4 family protein, producing MKKVLLIAFYFNQTNAIASKRLRGIAKYLPQFGWEPIVIVPKSNINYGNSFENSFESSLKNSFKNSNFKVIETDYEYMTDRWFNKFKNKKNTKNDTKLKSKNEIEEVNENNINDKNKIISKNNPEETSKLASKTTSKAISKAISIAGEIFAYPDGMKYWYEPAIKVSKEAIEVNNIEAIISSSWPVTSHIIAKDLKKKYNLKWIADLRDLWNLNPYVKHTFIRNYFEKKLEIETLEYADVLTTTTELASKKLKELHPQKKICTIMSGYDIEDITNNNTPKNQEKLNFTYAGSLYGGKRDPKLLFKGISELIRENKINPLLLSLDFYGDNFGLKETAEKYGIEDLVNIHGTISHEEVLKKQKESQALLLLSWNNKKEEIFLPGKIYEYLAAKRPILSIGYKKGSLKDLIEKTEIGYHVSTLDETKNIITKFYNNFNESKILRYNGNSEVNKYSIISTAQKFGSILDSIK from the coding sequence ATGAAAAAGGTTCTTTTAATAGCCTTCTATTTTAATCAAACTAATGCAATTGCATCAAAACGTTTAAGAGGTATAGCAAAGTACCTGCCACAATTCGGATGGGAACCTATAGTAATAGTACCTAAATCAAATATTAATTATGGAAATTCTTTTGAAAACTCCTTTGAAAGCTCTCTTAAAAATTCTTTTAAAAACTCAAATTTTAAAGTTATTGAAACCGATTATGAATATATGACCGATAGATGGTTTAATAAATTTAAAAATAAAAAGAATACAAAAAATGATACAAAACTCAAATCAAAAAATGAAATAGAAGAAGTAAATGAAAATAATATTAATGATAAAAACAAAATTATTTCAAAAAATAATCCAGAAGAAACTTCAAAACTTGCTTCAAAAACTACTTCAAAAGCTATTTCAAAAGCTATTTCAATTGCAGGTGAAATATTTGCATATCCCGATGGAATGAAATACTGGTATGAACCTGCTATAAAAGTTTCAAAAGAAGCAATTGAAGTTAATAATATTGAAGCAATAATCAGCTCTTCATGGCCAGTGACTTCCCATATAATAGCTAAAGACCTGAAAAAAAAATATAACCTTAAGTGGATTGCTGATTTAAGAGATTTATGGAATTTAAACCCTTATGTTAAACATACATTTATAAGAAATTATTTTGAGAAAAAATTAGAGATTGAAACACTTGAATATGCAGATGTTTTAACCACAACAACAGAATTAGCTTCAAAAAAGCTTAAAGAATTACATCCTCAAAAAAAGATTTGCACGATTATGAGTGGATATGATATTGAAGACATTACTAATAATAACACTCCCAAAAATCAGGAAAAGCTAAATTTTACATATGCTGGTTCTCTTTATGGGGGTAAAAGAGATCCAAAGCTATTATTTAAAGGAATAAGTGAACTTATACGAGAAAATAAGATTAATCCATTGTTATTATCCTTAGATTTTTATGGAGATAACTTTGGGCTTAAAGAAACAGCTGAAAAATATGGAATTGAAGATTTAGTAAATATTCATGGAACAATATCTCATGAAGAAGTATTAAAAAAGCAAAAAGAATCACAAGCACTGCTTTTATTATCTTGGAATAACAAGAAAGAAGAAATATTTTTACCTGGAAAAATTTACGAATATTTAGCTGCAAAAAGACCAATTCTGTCAATTGGATACAAAAAAGGATCTCTTAAAGATTTAATTGAAAAAACAGAGATTGGATATCATGTTTCAACATTAGACGAAACAAAAAATATCATTACGAAATTTTACAATAATTTTAATGAAAGCAAAATTTTAAGGTATAATGGAAATAGTGAAGTAAATAAGTATTCTATAATATCTACAGCTCAAAAGTTTGGAAGTATATTAGACTCAATTAAGTAA
- the oadA gene encoding sodium-extruding oxaloacetate decarboxylase subunit alpha produces MKTTKITETALRDAHQSLLATRMRTRDMVPIAEEMDKVGFFSIEAWGGATFDTCIRYLNEDPWERLRLLKEKITKTPIQMLIRGQNLVGYKHYPDDIVEKFVEKAYTNGVDVFRVFDALNDIENMETAIKTAKKQGAHVQGTLSYTTSPVHTLDNFIDLAKDLEALECDSIAIKDMAGLISPKNIHELVTRLKEETDLLVNLHCHCTSGMTPISYYVACEAGVDILDTAISPLSWGTSQPPTESIVAALQDTEYDTKLDLKRLNHIKRYFENIKEKYASLLDPITEKIDTDVLIYQIPGGMLSNLVSQLKEQNALDRYQDVLDEMPRVRKDMGYPPLVTPTSQIVGIQAVMNVLGGKRYKLVSNEVKEYMRGKYGQPPAPVNPKIAKKIIGDEKPITHRPADDLEPQYDYYKQEGEKEGLIKKEEDVLTLALYPQVATKFLRGEAEEEKIEPKKIQNMEESEFAIPTEYNVEVDGDIFDVRIMPTGFMEIGEVDPSTLSSPVEGGLTSTMQGMILKLKVNEGDKVKKGDILAVIEAMKMENDIQAEEDGIVEEIFVAEGDAVNAGDTLMIIS; encoded by the coding sequence ATGAAAACTACAAAAATTACAGAAACTGCCCTAAGAGATGCTCATCAGTCTCTGTTAGCTACTCGGATGAGAACTAGGGATATGGTTCCAATTGCTGAAGAAATGGATAAAGTGGGTTTTTTCTCAATTGAAGCATGGGGAGGAGCTACTTTTGATACCTGTATTCGTTATTTAAATGAAGATCCTTGGGAACGTCTTAGATTACTTAAAGAAAAGATCACTAAGACACCTATTCAAATGTTGATCAGAGGTCAAAATTTAGTAGGTTATAAACATTATCCAGATGATATTGTAGAAAAATTTGTAGAAAAGGCTTATACGAATGGTGTTGATGTTTTTCGTGTTTTCGATGCTCTTAATGATATAGAAAATATGGAAACAGCAATTAAAACAGCTAAAAAACAGGGTGCTCATGTTCAAGGAACTTTAAGTTATACTACAAGTCCAGTACATACTCTTGATAATTTTATAGATCTTGCAAAAGATTTAGAAGCATTAGAATGTGATTCAATAGCTATAAAAGATATGGCTGGATTGATAAGTCCAAAAAATATTCATGAGCTTGTAACCAGGCTGAAAGAGGAAACTGATCTTTTGGTTAACTTACATTGCCATTGTACTAGTGGAATGACTCCAATCAGTTATTATGTTGCTTGTGAAGCTGGAGTAGATATATTAGACACTGCTATTTCTCCTTTATCTTGGGGAACATCCCAACCTCCGACTGAAAGTATTGTTGCAGCATTACAAGATACTGAATATGATACTAAACTGGATCTTAAGAGATTGAATCATATTAAAAGGTATTTTGAGAATATTAAAGAAAAATACGCTTCTCTTCTTGATCCGATTACTGAAAAAATTGACACTGACGTTCTTATTTATCAGATACCTGGAGGTATGCTTTCTAACTTAGTTTCACAGCTAAAAGAGCAAAATGCATTAGATAGATATCAAGATGTACTTGATGAAATGCCAAGAGTTAGAAAAGATATGGGCTATCCTCCTCTTGTCACTCCAACTAGTCAGATTGTAGGTATACAAGCTGTTATGAATGTTCTTGGTGGTAAAAGATATAAATTAGTCTCTAATGAGGTCAAAGAGTATATGAGAGGAAAATATGGTCAACCTCCGGCTCCAGTTAATCCTAAAATAGCTAAAAAAATAATTGGAGATGAAAAACCTATAACACATCGCCCAGCTGATGATCTTGAACCACAATATGATTATTACAAACAAGAAGGAGAAAAAGAGGGTTTAATTAAAAAAGAAGAGGATGTTTTAACTTTAGCACTTTATCCTCAAGTAGCTACTAAATTTTTAAGAGGAGAAGCTGAAGAGGAAAAAATTGAACCTAAAAAAATACAAAACATGGAAGAATCAGAATTTGCTATTCCTACTGAATATAATGTTGAAGTAGATGGAGATATTTTTGATGTTAGGATAATGCCAACTGGTTTTATGGAAATTGGTGAAGTAGACCCTTCAACTCTTTCTAGTCCTGTTGAAGGAGGCTTAACTTCTACAATGCAAGGAATGATTCTAAAACTTAAAGTTAATGAAGGAGATAAAGTCAAAAAAGGAGATATTTTGGCAGTTATTGAAGCTATGAAAATGGAAAACGATATCCAAGCAGAGGAAGATGGTATTGTTGAAGAAATATTTGTAGCTGAGGGTGATGCTGTAAATGCTGGAGATACGTTAATGATAATTAGTTAA
- a CDS encoding glycosyltransferase yields the protein MKILHIVPTYYPCLEAGGVVNAVYKLSKKQAEEGNDVSVFTTDSCIERMKLDKRYNVDIEGVKVYYFRNLSNSLKTKFLIDTPYHLPLKIRKEIKKYDIVHIHEHRHSLAIAASHYASKNNIPYVIQAHGSVLPFFQKEKLKEIFDKLWGFKILKNASKVFALTNVEKEQYLKMGVEEERIEIVPLGIDIEEYSKLPSKGNFREKYNISENDKLLLFIGRIHKIKGLDLLVNSLDVLNREYIKKNVENLKLAIIGPDNGFLAELKKVIADLDLEENIIITGPLFNKDKIEAIVDCDIFIMPSQYESFTTSGLEAMACGKPLILTKNNHIHTWVDNNTGLSAEYDKNDLADKIQKLLADEKLMEKFGKNGLKEIKENYNWDSIEKKIDLIYRELIE from the coding sequence ATGAAAATTTTACATATAGTACCAACATATTATCCTTGTTTAGAAGCTGGAGGAGTAGTTAATGCAGTTTATAAACTTAGTAAAAAACAAGCAGAAGAAGGAAATGATGTTTCTGTTTTTACAACTGATAGTTGTATTGAACGTATGAAGCTTGATAAGAGATATAATGTTGATATTGAAGGAGTTAAAGTTTATTACTTTAGAAATTTATCAAATTCACTTAAAACAAAATTTTTAATCGATACCCCATACCATTTACCTTTAAAGATAAGAAAAGAGATAAAAAAGTATGATATCGTCCATATACATGAACATAGACATTCTTTAGCTATTGCAGCTAGTCATTATGCTTCTAAAAATAATATACCCTATGTAATTCAAGCTCATGGATCAGTACTTCCTTTTTTCCAAAAAGAGAAACTTAAAGAAATTTTTGACAAATTATGGGGATTTAAAATTCTTAAGAATGCTTCTAAGGTTTTTGCACTAACCAATGTTGAAAAAGAACAATATTTAAAAATGGGAGTAGAAGAAGAAAGAATAGAAATTGTCCCATTGGGTATTGATATTGAAGAATATAGTAAATTACCATCAAAAGGTAATTTTAGAGAAAAATACAATATTAGTGAAAATGATAAATTACTTTTATTTATTGGTAGGATTCACAAAATAAAAGGATTAGACCTACTTGTAAACTCACTTGATGTTTTAAATAGAGAATATATAAAAAAAAATGTTGAAAATTTAAAATTAGCTATTATTGGTCCAGATAATGGGTTTTTAGCTGAATTGAAAAAAGTAATAGCTGATCTTGATCTAGAAGAAAATATAATTATAACAGGTCCTTTATTTAATAAAGATAAAATAGAGGCTATTGTTGACTGCGATATATTTATAATGCCTTCACAATATGAATCATTTACAACAAGTGGTTTAGAAGCTATGGCTTGTGGAAAACCATTAATTTTAACTAAAAATAATCATATTCACACATGGGTAGATAATAATACTGGTTTATCAGCTGAATATGATAAGAATGATCTTGCAGATAAAATCCAAAAACTACTGGCTGATGAAAAATTAATGGAAAAATTTGGAAAAAATGGATTAAAAGAAATAAAAGAGAATTATAATTGGGATTCAATTGAAAAAAAAATAGATTTGATTTATAGAGAATTGATAGAATAA
- a CDS encoding UbiA family prenyltransferase, with protein MNAYLEIIRPGNAVMGVIAVVLMAIIGENYNLPIILGGIAVFLAMGGGNVINDYFDHKIDAINKPNRPIPSGRISLKNAKLYAYLLFLLSIIMGFVISYLVNSLIPGIIVIISSLLMYYYAYTLKKIAIIGNMSISILTGLCFIFGGFIIGLETITTNIIIISLYLGFFAFIMTMAREITKDMEDIEGDKAEKARTFPILYGMKKSSYLAGFLMILASILSPILYFNGIFSIYYILILFFAIITFFYGAYTILKDQTTKNAKKASKLVKIGMMIAFISFAIGSF; from the coding sequence ATGAATGCATATCTTGAAATAATTCGCCCAGGAAATGCTGTGATGGGAGTAATAGCAGTTGTCTTAATGGCAATCATAGGGGAAAATTATAATCTCCCAATAATATTAGGAGGAATAGCTGTTTTTCTAGCTATGGGAGGAGGTAATGTTATAAATGATTATTTTGATCATAAAATAGATGCTATCAACAAACCAAATCGCCCAATACCTTCAGGCAGGATTTCTCTTAAAAATGCTAAGCTATATGCATACTTATTGTTTTTATTATCAATAATAATGGGATTTGTAATAAGTTACCTAGTAAATAGCTTAATACCTGGAATTATTGTAATAATATCATCATTGCTTATGTATTATTATGCATATACCTTGAAAAAAATTGCTATAATTGGGAATATGAGTATATCTATTTTAACAGGTCTTTGTTTTATCTTTGGAGGATTTATAATAGGTCTAGAAACAATTACAACAAATATAATTATAATTTCATTGTATTTAGGATTTTTTGCATTTATTATGACTATGGCAAGAGAGATTACAAAAGATATGGAAGATATTGAAGGAGATAAAGCAGAAAAAGCAAGAACATTTCCAATATTGTATGGAATGAAAAAATCTTCCTATTTAGCTGGATTTTTAATGATTTTAGCTAGTATTTTAAGCCCTATTTTATATTTCAATGGAATTTTTAGTATTTATTACATATTAATCCTATTTTTTGCTATAATAACCTTTTTTTATGGAGCATATACCATATTAAAAGATCAAACAACCAAAAATGCTAAAAAAGCTTCTAAATTAGTTAAAATTGGTATGATGATTGCATTTATCTCGTTTGCAATAGGATCATTTTAG
- a CDS encoding inositol-3-phosphate synthase: MDKIKIAIVGMGNCASSLIQGIHYYENKDEKDAIGLMHWKIGDYEPSDIEVVAAFDVDKRKVGKTIDEAIFAKPNCTTIFQENIPKSSVKVSMGNVLDGVAPHMEDFEDEYTFIVSDEESSDIVEVLKDSGAEILLNYLPVGSEKAARFYAQCALDAGVAFINCMPVFIVSDNEWEAKFRKKGIPAVGDDIKAQIGATITHRTLANLFEERGVKLDHTYQINTGGNTDFINMLSRERLDSKKESKTEAVQSVLTDRMDPHDIHIGPSDYVPWQKDNKLCFLRMEGKTFGDVPMNIELRLSVEDSPNSAGCVIDAIRCCKLAIGRGIGGKLTSISSYTMKHPPEQFTDDEAYKKVNDFIDGTLER, translated from the coding sequence TTGGATAAAATAAAAATAGCTATTGTAGGTATGGGAAATTGTGCTAGTTCTCTTATTCAAGGAATTCATTATTATGAAAATAAAGATGAAAAAGATGCTATTGGTTTGATGCATTGGAAAATTGGGGATTATGAACCATCAGATATTGAAGTGGTAGCTGCATTTGATGTAGATAAGAGGAAAGTAGGAAAAACAATTGATGAAGCTATTTTCGCAAAACCAAACTGTACTACTATATTTCAAGAGAATATTCCTAAAAGTAGTGTAAAAGTATCTATGGGGAATGTTTTAGATGGTGTGGCTCCACATATGGAAGATTTTGAAGACGAATACACATTCATTGTTTCTGATGAAGAGTCTTCAGATATTGTAGAGGTTTTAAAAGATTCTGGTGCGGAAATTCTTTTGAACTATCTTCCTGTAGGTTCAGAAAAAGCAGCTAGGTTTTATGCTCAATGTGCTTTAGATGCGGGTGTTGCTTTTATTAATTGTATGCCTGTTTTTATTGTAAGTGATAATGAATGGGAAGCTAAATTCAGAAAAAAAGGAATTCCTGCAGTTGGTGATGATATAAAAGCTCAAATAGGGGCAACTATTACTCACAGAACTTTAGCTAATCTCTTTGAAGAAAGAGGAGTAAAATTAGATCATACTTATCAGATTAATACTGGTGGAAATACTGACTTTATTAATATGCTCAGTAGAGAAAGGTTAGATTCTAAAAAAGAATCAAAAACAGAGGCTGTTCAGTCAGTACTTACTGATAGAATGGATCCTCATGATATACATATTGGTCCAAGTGATTATGTGCCTTGGCAAAAAGATAATAAACTTTGTTTCCTTAGAATGGAAGGAAAAACCTTTGGTGATGTTCCAATGAACATTGAATTAAGGTTAAGTGTTGAAGATTCTCCAAATTCTGCAGGCTGTGTAATTGATGCAATTAGGTGTTGTAAGCTAGCTATTGGTCGGGGAATTGGAGGTAAACTTACTTCTATATCTTCTTATACAATGAAACATCCTCCAGAACAGTTTACTGATGATGAAGCTTATAAAAAGGTCAATGATTTTATTGATGGGACATTAGAAAGATAA